One window of the Acidimicrobiales bacterium genome contains the following:
- the pth gene encoding aminoacyl-tRNA hydrolase, with the protein MAGPRTGTPADLLVVGLGNPGDEYAGTRHNAGADVVFLLARRHGGRLRKGKERALVDEVRVDGRRLALAFPSTYMNESGMAVAPLVRRFGVGDDLHRLVVVHDELDLPVGRIRVKVGGGLAGHNGLKSITAHLHSDDFCRIRIGIGKPPGRSQGVDHVLKAPGKSERAALAVAIEEAADAVEAILAEGPAPAMNRFNGTANA; encoded by the coding sequence CTGGCCGGCCCCCGCACCGGCACCCCGGCCGATCTGCTGGTCGTCGGGCTGGGCAACCCGGGGGACGAGTACGCCGGCACCCGTCACAACGCAGGGGCCGACGTCGTCTTCCTGCTGGCCAGACGCCATGGCGGCCGCCTGCGCAAGGGCAAGGAGCGGGCGCTGGTCGACGAGGTCCGCGTGGACGGGCGGCGCCTGGCCCTCGCCTTCCCGTCCACCTACATGAACGAGTCGGGGATGGCGGTGGCCCCCTTGGTGCGCCGCTTCGGCGTGGGCGACGACCTCCACCGCCTCGTCGTCGTCCACGACGAGCTCGACCTGCCGGTGGGCCGCATCCGCGTCAAGGTGGGAGGCGGCCTGGCCGGCCACAACGGCCTCAAGTCGATCACCGCCCATCTCCACAGCGACGACTTCTGCCGTATCCGCATCGGCATCGGGAAGCCTCCGGGCCGCAGCCAGGGCGTCGACCACGTGCTGAAGGCGCCGGGCAAGAGCGAGCGGGCGGCGCTGGCCGTGGCCATCGAGGAGGCGGCCGACGCAGTGGAGGCCATCC
- a CDS encoding 50S ribosomal protein L25 produces MAEITLPVESGRPIGSRSSGRLRAAGKIPGVVYGHGIDPLPVAVDQRALRAALSTDAGHNALLNLQVDGASHLTLARELQRHPVRHNVTHVDFQIVRRDEVMSVDVPVALMGEAAAVHRADGVLDQQVFSLTVQATPALIPNSIDIDVSGLTIGDAVRVGDLTLPEGVATDVDPDVAIVIAQPPQVSEGDLLTEADVEAAEAAEAAAEAEGEATEGGEAPAAPEGGEG; encoded by the coding sequence ATGGCCGAGATCACCCTTCCTGTCGAGAGCGGCCGTCCCATCGGCTCCCGCTCGTCCGGGCGCCTGCGGGCGGCCGGCAAGATCCCCGGCGTCGTCTACGGCCACGGCATCGACCCGCTGCCCGTGGCCGTCGACCAGCGGGCCCTGCGGGCCGCCCTGAGCACCGACGCCGGTCACAACGCCCTGCTCAACCTCCAGGTCGACGGCGCCTCGCACCTCACGCTGGCCCGTGAACTGCAGCGTCACCCCGTGCGCCACAACGTCACCCACGTCGACTTCCAGATCGTGCGGCGTGACGAGGTCATGTCGGTCGACGTCCCCGTCGCACTGATGGGCGAGGCGGCGGCGGTGCACCGTGCCGACGGCGTGCTCGACCAGCAGGTGTTCTCCCTCACCGTGCAGGCCACCCCGGCGCTCATCCCGAACTCCATCGACATCGACGTCAGCGGCCTCACCATCGGCGACGCCGTGCGGGTGGGCGACCTCACGCTGCCCGAGGGTGTCGCCACCGACGTCGATCCCGACGTGGCCATCGTCATCGCCCAGCCGCCCCAGGTGAGCGAGGGCGACCTGCTCACCGAAGCCGACGTCGAGGCGGCCGAGGCAGCCGAGGCGGCGGCCGAGGCCGAGGGCGAGGCCACGGAGGGTGGCGAGGCGCCGGCTGCGCCCGAGGGCGGCGAGGGCTAG
- a CDS encoding S8 family peptidase yields MTTCPDARLADGAHAWSTTTPVRPVRSSGSAAWLRALVLVVVASCVAASGVALRATEPAAPSGLGTRWLDTAAAAKVEPGIDLTSGKKTSLLIQAVPGAEDVARRAVVASHGVVGDDLPIVHGFEASISGIGAHALAASPAVRSVSVNHRVGFEEFSYDETTTASNFTKTTEATMAWADGKLGEGVGVAVLDTGVSSMRDFGGRIVFGPDLSGEGSTIDTHGHGTVMAGVVAGNGNDSAGRTGGAFTGVAPKATLVSVKVAGRNGVVDVSTILQAMHWVSAYKNQFNIRVMNLSWGSASRQDPTLDPLNYAVQRLWQQGIVVVVAAGNAGPQAGTITKPADDPLVLTAGAFDDKQNTDASDDSIPSWSSRGPTAAGLTKPDIVAPGRFVTATRSLGSQIEAEYPKALISPSYIRGSGTSEAAAVTSGLVALLLSDQPGLTPDQVKSVLTRSGTMIAGQDANQQGRGRVHLNVARSLAATNPGPASWQVATAGGLGSLEASRGGMNVDTDCGQDGVIDTIKGEMDVRCEAWNGSAWTGSAWTGSAWTGSAWTGSAWTGSAWTGSAWTNASWTGSAWTGGTWTGSAWTGSAWTGSAWTGSAWTGSAWTGSAWTGSAWTGSAWTTAEYDAFTSFGYDDAESEFLTAFWGPRPRAGQRVAGEIAEDHLPGVRAPRAI; encoded by the coding sequence ATGACGACCTGCCCTGATGCCCGGCTCGCCGACGGAGCACACGCCTGGTCCACGACCACCCCGGTTCGGCCGGTCCGCTCGTCGGGATCGGCGGCCTGGCTGCGGGCTCTCGTGCTCGTCGTCGTCGCCAGTTGCGTGGCGGCGTCCGGTGTCGCACTTCGCGCCACCGAGCCGGCGGCACCCTCCGGGCTCGGCACCCGCTGGCTCGACACCGCAGCGGCGGCCAAGGTGGAGCCCGGCATCGATCTGACCAGCGGCAAGAAGACGTCGCTGCTGATCCAGGCCGTGCCCGGCGCCGAGGACGTGGCCCGCCGTGCCGTCGTGGCGTCGCACGGCGTGGTCGGCGACGACCTGCCCATCGTGCACGGCTTCGAGGCCTCGATCAGCGGCATCGGCGCCCACGCCCTGGCCGCCTCGCCCGCCGTGCGCTCGGTCAGCGTGAACCACCGGGTGGGCTTCGAGGAGTTCAGCTACGACGAGACCACGACGGCCTCCAACTTCACCAAGACCACCGAGGCCACCATGGCGTGGGCCGACGGGAAGCTGGGTGAAGGCGTCGGCGTCGCCGTCCTCGACACCGGCGTGTCGTCGATGCGGGACTTCGGCGGGCGCATCGTCTTCGGTCCGGACCTGTCGGGCGAGGGTTCGACAATCGACACGCACGGGCACGGCACCGTCATGGCCGGCGTGGTGGCCGGCAACGGCAACGACTCCGCCGGCCGGACGGGCGGCGCCTTCACCGGCGTGGCGCCCAAGGCGACCCTGGTGTCGGTGAAGGTGGCCGGCCGCAACGGCGTGGTCGACGTCTCCACCATCCTCCAGGCCATGCACTGGGTGTCGGCCTACAAGAACCAGTTCAACATCCGGGTCATGAACCTGTCGTGGGGGAGCGCCTCCCGCCAGGACCCGACGCTCGACCCGCTGAACTACGCCGTGCAGCGGCTCTGGCAGCAGGGCATCGTCGTGGTCGTGGCCGCCGGCAACGCGGGACCGCAGGCCGGCACCATCACCAAGCCGGCCGACGATCCGCTCGTGCTCACGGCGGGCGCCTTCGACGACAAGCAGAACACCGATGCGTCGGACGACTCGATCCCGTCGTGGTCGTCGAGGGGGCCGACCGCGGCCGGCCTCACCAAGCCCGACATCGTCGCCCCGGGCCGGTTCGTCACCGCCACCCGCTCCCTCGGCTCGCAGATCGAGGCCGAGTACCCCAAGGCCCTGATCTCACCGAGCTACATCCGGGGCAGCGGTACCTCCGAGGCCGCCGCCGTGACCTCGGGTCTCGTGGCTCTCCTCCTCAGTGACCAGCCCGGGCTCACTCCCGACCAGGTGAAGTCGGTGCTGACCCGCTCCGGGACGATGATCGCCGGGCAGGATGCCAACCAGCAGGGACGTGGGCGGGTACACCTCAACGTCGCCCGGTCGCTGGCCGCCACCAACCCCGGGCCGGCGAGCTGGCAGGTTGCGACCGCCGGTGGCCTCGGTTCGCTCGAGGCGTCCCGCGGCGGCATGAACGTCGACACCGACTGCGGCCAGGACGGCGTCATCGACACGATCAAGGGCGAGATGGACGTCCGCTGCGAGGCGTGGAACGGCTCGGCCTGGACGGGCTCGGCCTGGACGGGTTCGGCCTGGACCGGGTCGGCGTGGACCGGGTCGGCGTGGACGGGGTCGGCGTGGACGGGGTCGGCGTGGACCAACGCCTCGTGGACCGGCTCGGCGTGGACCGGTGGCACCTGGACGGGGTCGGCGTGGACCGGGTCGGCGTGGACGGGTTCCGCATGGACCGGGTCGGCGTGGACCGGGTCGGCGTGGACAGGTTCCGCGTGGACCGGCTCGGCGTGGACCGGGTCGGCGTGGACGACCGCCGAGTACGACGCCTTCACCAGCTTCGGCTACGACGACGCCGAATCGGAGTTCCTGACCGCCTTCTGGGGCCCGAGGCCGCGGGCCGGCCAGCGGGTGGCCGGTGAGATCGCCGAGGACCATCTCCCCGGCGTCCGCGCCCCCAGGGCCATCTGA
- a CDS encoding EAL domain-containing protein, with protein sequence MSDHDGGNGSVVAQSSGAASPATADPASTQPATPASSSVRFRLLMWLVIGSGAVSLVTAVMSASGGQVPHLWRLGVTAALFVAGDLCLVHIRFGHNHHSFTWSESAMVAGLVLLPGPWLRIVAPLSVGLAHGVARRSPLKVAFNAMSIAAEAFVAKAVLDMVVPAGTGTASPRLWVGLVVAAATQFVWNGMTVSAAVAFSQGLRLRQVYLKGLLLNTLVWCGNTSVGVLLVVMSGSPATLVVFPVLVAMLHLAYRSYLRAMNERDTWHVLQKTSRDLLRPDPREVAAVVLERAPALFQAEFVELLVVESEGGRQASLYRWTGAGGIEETGGDPLDLAGAFWPRALSERETFQIVAAESPARQRRDLETHGLEACVVAPLLSHQGCLGMVRLGFRGVVVLGERELQVLTTFANHVGSALHNTHLIEELRAQALRDPLTGLPNRTLLIDRLAHALHRLRRRQGAVAVLFCDVDRFKVVNDSLGHHAGDELLVAVAHRIESGLRAGDTATRFGGDEFVVVCEDVRDEVQAAAVAERLAASLAEPFLLRGEDIYVTASVGVAMSFDPDEDPRALVRDADAAMYEAKAQGRARCVVFDNPMRERAVARLEVENDLRRAIERGELRVHYQPNIKIDGLQMVGAEALVRWERPGRGLVPPSDFIGMAEETGLIVPLGRFVLDEACRQVAEWMKDGLVDESFVISVNLSPHQLCSTNVLDHVHGAITASGINPSQLCVEVTETALVDDSRGATETIRRIHGLGVRIAIDDFGTGYSALSYLHLLPVEILKIDRSFVGRLGPDPRDRAVITGLVDLAHALGLTVVAEGVETADQLADLSAMSCDVAQGYYFAKPQAPQAMRAVLRSAAQRASVRVRRPGPAAPLAAVGAVGAAAGVGAAAVDGVAAVAPVVGAVDVVADPALVEPEPRA encoded by the coding sequence GTGAGCGATCACGACGGCGGGAACGGGTCGGTGGTGGCGCAGTCCTCCGGCGCGGCGTCGCCGGCGACGGCCGACCCGGCGTCGACGCAGCCGGCCACCCCGGCTTCGTCGTCCGTGCGGTTCCGGCTGCTCATGTGGCTGGTGATCGGTTCGGGCGCCGTGTCGCTCGTCACGGCGGTCATGTCCGCCTCCGGCGGGCAGGTGCCGCACCTGTGGCGGCTCGGGGTCACCGCCGCGCTGTTCGTGGCCGGCGACCTGTGCCTCGTCCACATCCGCTTCGGGCACAACCACCACTCGTTCACGTGGTCGGAGTCGGCCATGGTGGCCGGGCTCGTGCTCCTTCCCGGCCCGTGGCTTCGCATCGTCGCCCCGCTCAGCGTCGGCCTGGCCCATGGCGTGGCCCGGCGCTCGCCCCTGAAGGTCGCATTCAATGCCATGTCGATCGCGGCCGAGGCGTTCGTGGCCAAGGCCGTGCTCGACATGGTCGTGCCGGCCGGCACCGGGACCGCCAGTCCCCGCCTGTGGGTCGGCCTGGTCGTGGCGGCGGCCACCCAGTTCGTGTGGAACGGGATGACCGTGTCGGCCGCCGTCGCCTTCTCCCAGGGCCTGCGCCTCCGGCAGGTGTACCTCAAGGGCCTGCTCCTGAACACGCTGGTGTGGTGCGGGAACACGAGCGTGGGCGTGCTGCTCGTGGTCATGTCGGGGTCGCCCGCCACGCTGGTGGTGTTCCCGGTGCTGGTGGCCATGCTGCACCTCGCCTACCGGAGCTACCTGCGGGCCATGAACGAGCGGGACACGTGGCACGTGCTCCAGAAGACCTCCCGCGACCTGCTGCGCCCCGACCCCCGGGAGGTGGCGGCGGTGGTGCTGGAGCGGGCGCCCGCGCTGTTCCAGGCCGAGTTCGTGGAGCTCCTGGTCGTCGAGAGCGAGGGGGGCCGACAAGCCTCGCTCTACCGCTGGACCGGGGCCGGCGGCATCGAGGAGACGGGCGGCGATCCGCTCGACCTGGCCGGCGCCTTCTGGCCCCGAGCCCTCAGCGAGCGGGAGACGTTCCAGATCGTCGCCGCCGAGTCGCCCGCCCGCCAGCGGCGTGACCTCGAGACCCACGGGCTCGAGGCGTGCGTCGTCGCCCCGCTGCTCTCGCACCAGGGGTGCCTCGGCATGGTGCGGCTGGGCTTTCGCGGCGTCGTGGTGTTGGGCGAGCGGGAGCTCCAGGTGCTCACGACGTTCGCCAACCACGTCGGCTCGGCCCTGCACAACACCCACCTCATCGAGGAGCTGCGGGCCCAGGCCCTGCGCGATCCGCTGACCGGGCTGCCCAACCGCACCCTGCTGATCGACCGCCTGGCCCACGCCCTGCACCGCCTCCGGCGGCGCCAGGGCGCGGTGGCGGTGCTGTTCTGCGACGTCGACCGGTTCAAGGTGGTCAACGACTCGCTCGGCCACCACGCCGGCGACGAGCTGCTGGTCGCAGTCGCCCACCGCATCGAGAGCGGTCTGCGGGCCGGCGACACCGCCACCCGGTTCGGAGGCGACGAGTTCGTGGTCGTGTGCGAGGACGTGCGCGACGAGGTCCAGGCGGCGGCCGTGGCCGAGCGTCTCGCCGCCAGCCTGGCCGAGCCGTTCCTGCTGCGGGGCGAGGACATCTACGTGACGGCCAGCGTCGGCGTGGCGATGTCGTTCGACCCCGACGAGGACCCCAGGGCGCTCGTGCGCGACGCCGACGCCGCCATGTACGAGGCCAAGGCCCAGGGCCGGGCCCGCTGCGTCGTGTTCGACAACCCGATGCGGGAGCGGGCGGTGGCCCGCCTCGAGGTGGAGAACGACCTGCGCCGGGCCATCGAGCGTGGCGAGCTGCGCGTCCACTACCAGCCCAACATCAAGATCGACGGTCTGCAGATGGTGGGGGCAGAGGCCCTCGTGCGCTGGGAGCGGCCGGGGCGTGGCCTGGTGCCGCCGTCGGACTTCATCGGCATGGCCGAGGAGACCGGCCTCATCGTCCCCCTCGGTCGCTTCGTGCTCGACGAGGCGTGCCGCCAGGTGGCCGAGTGGATGAAGGACGGACTGGTCGATGAGTCCTTCGTCATCTCCGTCAACCTGTCGCCGCACCAGCTGTGCTCCACCAATGTGCTCGACCACGTGCACGGCGCGATCACGGCGTCGGGGATCAACCCGTCGCAGCTGTGCGTGGAGGTCACCGAGACGGCCCTGGTCGACGACAGCAGAGGTGCCACCGAGACCATCCGGCGCATCCACGGGCTCGGGGTGCGCATCGCCATCGACGACTTCGGCACCGGCTACTCGGCTCTCAGCTACCTGCACCTCCTCCCGGTCGAGATCCTGAAGATCGACCGGTCCTTCGTGGGCCGCCTGGGCCCCGATCCCCGAGACCGGGCCGTCATCACCGGCCTGGTCGACCTGGCCCACGCGCTCGGCCTCACCGTCGTGGCCGAGGGTGTGGAGACGGCCGACCAGCTGGCCGACCTGTCGGCCATGAGCTGCGACGTGGCGCAGGGCTACTACTTCGCAAAGCCCCAGGCGCCGCAGGCCATGCGTGCGGTGCTCCGCTCGGCCGCCCAGCGGGCGTCGGTCCGGGTGCGGCGGCCCGGGCCGGCGGCAC